AAGTACCGCGCCGAGGACGCCGCCGGCAACGTCGTCCTCCGGGGGAAACAGAAGATGCTGAAGCTGAAAGAGGAGTTCCCGTTCGTCGACGCCGACGGCGACCCGGTGTTCCGGGTGAAGGCCGCCGGGATGCTCGACGTCGCCGGCAACTACGTCCTCACGGACTCGCAGACGGACGAAGAACTGGTGATCCTCGACAACGACTACTCGATACTCCAAGACACGTGGACGGTCCGCGACGCCGAGACGGGGGCGCGACTGGCGCAGATCGACTCCCGCGGCGCGGCGGTCACCGTCGCGCGCAACGTCCTCCCGTTCGGCGCGTGGATCCCCCACAAGTACGAGATCACCGACGCAGACGGCGACCACGTCGGCTCGATCGAGGGGCAGTTCTCGCTGGCCGACACCTACGAGATCACCGTCGACGACGCGAGCGACGTGCCGAAAGAGCCCGTCGTCGCCGCGGCGATGGTGATCGACGCGATCCAGGGGAACTGAGGCGCCCGCAGTCGCGACGCCGACCCACCTTCGAGACCCGCGGGAGGCGACGACTTCAACACGTCCCCCGCCGTCGATCTGGCAACGACGATGGGGATTCTCGACACACTCCGGTCCGTGCTGGGCGTGCGCGCGGAGACCGACGCCGTGAGCGACGCCGACCCCGAGGACCTGTTCGGGATGAGCACCGCCTACGTCACCATGGAGGCGGACCTGGGGTTCGCCTCCGTCGGCGAGGCCGCCTTGTGCTTCTCGTCGGTCGACTCGACCGACTTCGCCGAGACCGTCGACGCGGTGGAGACGATTCTCGACGCCGGGGAGGAGGAGACGGGCACGACGTTCCGCCGTCACGCCGACGACTACGGCTACCAGTGGGTCGTGCTCGGCGACGACGACCCGGAGGACCTGGTCACCTCCGTCCACTTCGCCGCCGACGAGTTCATTGAGCGCGGGTACGGGTCGCGCCTGCTCGCCGCAGTCTTCGGCTTCGAACGCGACAGCGGCGAGCGCGCCTACTGGATCTACTCGTTCCGCCGGGGCGCGTACTACCCGTTCGCGCCCAAGAGCACCGACGAGCGCGACAACAAGATCGAGTTCAAACTGGAGTCGATGCTCGACGGCGAACTCGGGGTCGAGACCGAGAAGGAGTACTGGTACCCGCTGTGGCCCGACACGCCGAACGGCCACCCCTGGGGCTGACCGCGTCGCACACCGTCGACGCGACGGCGACCACGACCGCGTAGCGCCCGCGACGGTCGCGACCTCCTGACCACCCGCCCCCGAGACGCTCCCCACCACCTGTGTTCGACGCCAGATCGATCCGTCCACGAGCGGCAGCGCCGTGTGCCCTCCGTCCGCCCGCGCCCGCCGCTCCGTTCGATCCGACCGATCCGGGGTGAACGCTCGGACACCCGTGGTGATCGACCCGCTCACGTACCTCGATTTCACTTCCACCCTACTGTTAACGAGGGTTTATGTGGTGAGCGGAGTAAGAACCGGGTACGATGCCAGAAGACGATCTGCAGGCGCTTCCCGGAGTCGGCCCCGCGACCGCGGACAAGCTCGTCGAGGCGGGCTTCAAGAGCTACCAGAGCCTCGCAGTCGCCAGCCCGGGCGACCTCGGCAACACCGCCGACATCGGCGAGTCGACCGCCGCGGACGTGATCAACGGCGCCCGCGAGGCCGCCGACGTGGGCGGCTTCGAGACGGGCGCGGCGGTGCTGGAGCGACGCGAGGAGATCGGCAAGCTCTCCTGGCAGATCGACGAGGTCGACGACCTGCTCGACGGCGGGCTGGAGACGCAGTCGATCACCGAGGTGTACGGCGAGTTCGGGTCCGGTAAGTCGCAGGTGACCCACCAGATGGCCGTCAACGTCCAGTTGACCCACGAGAACGGCGGGCTCGACGGCGGCTGCATCTTCGTCGACTCCGAGGACACGTTCCGCCCCGAGCGGATCGACGACATGGTCCGCGGCCTCGACGACGAGATCCTCGAAGACGAGTTCGAGCGCCGTGAGATCGAGGGCTCGCCCGACGACGACGAGGCGATGCAGGAACTGGTCGGCGACTTCCTCGACCACATCCACGTCGCGAAGGCGTTCAACGCCAACCACCAGATCCTCCTGGCCGAGAAGGCGAACGAACTCGCCAGCGAGCACGAGGACACCGACTGGCCGATCCGCCTGCTGTGTGTCGACTCGCTCACCGCCCACTTCCGCGCGGAGTACGTCGGCCGCGGCGAGTTGGCCGAGCGCCAGCAGAAGCTCAACAAGCACCTCCACGAACTCGACAAGGTCGGCAACCTGTACAACGTCGCCGTGCTCGTGACCAACCAGGTCGCGGCCAACCCCGACTCGTACTTCGGCGACCCGACCCAGCCGATCGGTGGCCACATCCTCGGCCACAAGTCGACGTTCCGCATCTACCTCCGAAAGTCGAAGGGCGACAAGCGGATCGTCCGCCTCGTGGACGCGCCGAACCTCGCCGACGGCGAGGCGGTCATGCGCGTGCAGGACGGCGGCCTGAAGCCCGAGTAACGCCGCAGTCGACGCGAGCCGTCCGGGTGGCAGGCTCCACCCGACGCCTGCGGTCGATTCCGACGGAAGGTGTGAGAGTTTTTAACACGTTTCCGGTCGTCTAGCGGAGCATGAGCACCGAAACCGCGTCGAGGGGACTGACGATCCACACGGAGTCGATGACCAGCATCCACTGGCTCGGCGTCGCGCTGGCGACGATCACGGGCGTGGTCCACCTGTGGCTCGCGTACGCGTTCATGTCGGAGACGGGGCCCGCCATCGCGTTCCTGATCGCCGCCGTAGGGTTCTTCGGCGGCGTCGCGGCGGTGTTGCTCGACTACCGACGGCGACTGTTCTACGCGCTCGGAATCCCGTTCACCGCCGGCCAGATCCCGCTGTGGTACGTGGCGAACGCCCCCGACTTCGGCGCGATCGGGATCGCAGACAAAGTCGTGCAGGTGGTGCTGATCGTCGTCCTCGTCGTCCTGTTCCGCCAGGAGTCGTGAGCCGGCCGTGATGGCGTTCACCCACGCGCTCGTCGGCGCGGCGGTGGCGGCCCCCGTCGTCGTGCTTGCCCCCGAACTGGCCGTTCCCGCGGCGCTGGCGGGGATGGTCGGTGGGCTCCTCCCCGATAT
The DNA window shown above is from Halobaculum marinum and carries:
- the radA gene encoding DNA repair and recombination protein RadA translates to MPEDDLQALPGVGPATADKLVEAGFKSYQSLAVASPGDLGNTADIGESTAADVINGAREAADVGGFETGAAVLERREEIGKLSWQIDEVDDLLDGGLETQSITEVYGEFGSGKSQVTHQMAVNVQLTHENGGLDGGCIFVDSEDTFRPERIDDMVRGLDDEILEDEFERREIEGSPDDDEAMQELVGDFLDHIHVAKAFNANHQILLAEKANELASEHEDTDWPIRLLCVDSLTAHFRAEYVGRGELAERQQKLNKHLHELDKVGNLYNVAVLVTNQVAANPDSYFGDPTQPIGGHILGHKSTFRIYLRKSKGDKRIVRLVDAPNLADGEAVMRVQDGGLKPE
- the pspAB gene encoding PspA-associated protein PspAB; this translates as MGILDTLRSVLGVRAETDAVSDADPEDLFGMSTAYVTMEADLGFASVGEAALCFSSVDSTDFAETVDAVETILDAGEEETGTTFRRHADDYGYQWVVLGDDDPEDLVTSVHFAADEFIERGYGSRLLAAVFGFERDSGERAYWIYSFRRGAYYPFAPKSTDERDNKIEFKLESMLDGELGVETEKEYWYPLWPDTPNGHPWG
- a CDS encoding LURP-one-related/scramblase family protein, coding for MSERTYDIAGIDLSDDRYTVVQSLVRNKYRAEDAAGNVVLRGKQKMLKLKEEFPFVDADGDPVFRVKAAGMLDVAGNYVLTDSQTDEELVILDNDYSILQDTWTVRDAETGARLAQIDSRGAAVTVARNVLPFGAWIPHKYEITDADGDHVGSIEGQFSLADTYEITVDDASDVPKEPVVAAAMVIDAIQGN
- a CDS encoding DUF7475 family protein, with the translated sequence MSTETASRGLTIHTESMTSIHWLGVALATITGVVHLWLAYAFMSETGPAIAFLIAAVGFFGGVAAVLLDYRRRLFYALGIPFTAGQIPLWYVANAPDFGAIGIADKVVQVVLIVVLVVLFRQES